GCAAAGTAAgataattaaaactaaagtaTTTTCAAACAAATCAGATGCTTTcgtattacaaaataataaatgtctAGTTGATCTTCAATCTAATCCAAGATCAAGGAAACAGCttgacttaaaaataaattttctttagttcacttttttatttagtattgttttctataattcaaaatttatttataaaaaaaaaactaatttaattcttaatCTTCATATTTACTATTGAGTCGCCGATTTATGAATTTTCACTTTATGATCCATAAAAACACAGCTGAAATTTTActtaatattgatattaaGATAAGATTTGGTTTCATATTCCAAGCCATTAAATAATatcattaaaagtaaattattttcaaacaaatcagacacaattttttaaaataataattgttgattaaaaacaaaatatattctaaCAAATCCGCATCTCTcacattacaaaataataagtatTGATAGCTCATTTATATTGTGTAATATTTATAACCTTTCCCAGACACAAAACTCGCCATTTATTTTACTAGACAACATTCAACCTGTTATCAGCAATCAGAACTGGTTATTCCCAGAATAATTCTTTAATcttatatatagaatatatatacaaatcgtataatatttgcaattcatatatatttctttgtCAGGGACTGAATATATTGTCTGTTCTCTATCAATATAGCTACCcaatgcaaaatattaaagcaacgtttagaaaaaaaaagtaaatgataaaaaaaagtcTCGTTTGTCCATCGGAATTATgcataaaatttgcatatttctcTGGTAAATGATTTGACTGCTGCAAATTTGACAACTTCAAGTGGCAGTAGCAGCTGCTCTCCCCCCTCCGTCCTCCCCTCTCAGCTGTATATATCTCCCCCGCTGTCTGTTGACTGCACCCAATTCAGCGTCTTCAACTTCAGCTGCTGCAATTTATGCATTCAAGTGGCAGCCAAAggcaggcaacagcagcatcaacgacaacgatgatgaggcaacagagcaacagcaacaacaacagcaacagcgttgtatcttgtatctggCATCTCGACAGTATCTGCAGGATGCATTTTGCAGTTTGCTGATTGTCAAGTGCGTGCGCTCGACAATCCtgtttccctctctcttctgTTCTCTTCTGTTGTTATCAAAAGCGGGCATCATTATGCCGCACAAATTACAAACACAATGTGAAGTTCTTTTTATGTTCGTTCtcccttttttttaattcaggTCTCAGCTTTATCAATTTGCATTGTTGATGTGAGGGTTAAAAAGGTGCTCGACATCAGTGacattattaatttgaaattccaaAGATCATTAAGCACTAGGAAATAGTAAAAACTACTATTtgttttacatacatatttatttattttattcgatTTCTGAGTAAACCACTTGAAACTTGTTTTGAGtgctttttgattttagcgATCATCGGCAAGAgttttaaaagaaacttttattataagaaaaacgattaaattttatatataaaatattgcattttttatgattgAATATTAAGTCAactttttgtataaaataaagaataaatcGTAGTCAATCACTGTCACTTTTTCTGCTGAGAGAACTTGTAGCTTATTGCGCATTGCTTTGCAGGGAAATTCCCCAGCGATCTATCTCATTTATCATCTAAAAgtcatttcatatttgaatgttgataatgataatgttgcgcttaaatacaaaacaatcaTCTATCAAAGGGTTAACTTGATATGTCGGCTTCAAATAAAGTTGAATTCTTAGAAAATCATTTGTGTCACTAGCTAATCAAATCGAATTATAATGCATACCAACTAAATTCCATTCGAACTGTGGTTAAATCGATTTAAGAAACTCACCTGGCAGCGTGAAAACGCCGTTTGCAGCCAACGCGATCAGGAGAACAGCAAAAAAGCAGCTTCATCTTATTTCACACACTGTTTTCTTTTAGGtattgaaatgtatatttgtgGTGAACAAAGattcaaaaaatgtatttatttagaataGACACAAAACACTTGCGGCAATTCGTTTGATTCGTTATGGGGCAACCGGCAAAAGTTTCCGATTCTCAGTTTCTGTTCTGTATCGTGAGACAAACAATAGTCAAATGCGCTTAAATGCTTTGAGGAAGCGGCAAATAAACAGCGAACAgtatcagcaacagcaacagccacagcaaaatCACTGAGTAAAAAAGccaactaaaaacaaaacaagctgAGCAACAGATTGAGCGATAGTTGAATGCGAGAATATGCAAGAGAATGGGGCGAGCGTCactctcatcatcatcgtgcTCAATTAGTTGAAGACCTGCTGAGTGAGgttgctataaataaatgacaagTCTGTATTGAATATAAACCAGGGGGAGAGATTtacattacacacacacacacacaaagcttAAGCTGAGCTATGATATACCCTtaaagcagagagagagagagagacgaacTAGACATGTTTTGTCTGGACGCCAGTGTAAGGCAATGAACGGCGGCATATGCGGCGAATGCGcaatttttttgctgctcgTATTAGTTTTGTGCCCCTTTTTGCCTCGCTCATTTGCGGGTTAATCAATTGTCATTTATGCTTCGTTAGCTGCACGTTTTATtcgctgttttgttttggttttgcttttgcttttgagtGTTAGCCTCAATTGTCGCAGCAAGGAATTATGTCAATTTGTTGATGGCTAAATAATCAGTTGTTggtactgttgttgttgttgttttttttgcatgaGTGATTTGCGAGTTCAAGgtcattattttgttttcattataattaaatatgctgcttattaaattttgtatgcaacattttaattaattgaatcatTATAGGCATCTGATTTTTAAGTACACTGCCAGCTTGAACTTTGCCAATTTCTAGCTAAATTGTCTATTGAGATCGCTATCCCTGATTACACACTATTCtctgtattttaattaatcgCTTTCGTTAACATTTCGAGTTCAGTTTCCAGCTTGCATAAGTAGTTCCACGTAATTTCTGCTAACgtaataaagaaaaatgttttgaaaaaCGCTTTTCTTGGGTATGTAATTAACTGTTGCATATGATTAAATGATTTCGATAGATCACGATTAAAATCACGATTTAGTAATACCGATAAAAGCTTCACATTAGTAATTAACTTTACTAGTATAATTTTAACGCAGAGTTTGTAAATACTCGTTGCTCAAATTGTAATTCTGTATTCTTAAGAATTTAaggatttatttattttatataattttgtttttgttatatgtaaattgattatttgtttattttaaaaatattccttTCGGCAACTCTCATGATCACATTTGATAATAATGTATGCTACTCTtcacacattttaaatatattttcttctaATTTTACAttggtgtatttttaaatgtttcaaaaCTGAATTTCACCATTTAAATTGCAtcacttattatttattttaatttttttaatgttctaTAGTGGGGATTGTATTctgtaatatattattatttttatattttaattcttatagaaattataatttaattctatACAGAATATCggttaaaaatacatttctgcATTTATGTATGATATTTAATAACTTGTTTGTTTATGGCCACACGCGCGCTATCGCCatcgtttattattataaacattcgttgtttactttaatattaaattttcactTTCACGAATAAACTTGAGAATTTCATGGCGATAGACTAAacatgtttatgtttatttattgtgttcATCAAAGATCAAGCGGATATGGTAAAAGCATTAAAAACACaagaaaatttgcaaatcTCTTTTTACGCTTATTTTCGCAGcagtcgtcgttgttgttgttttgttgatttgttgttgcttgcgcGATCGCTCAGGTCGCGTCTGTCGGCTTATGTGTTAAATTTCGGACTAACCGTTGCGTACAAAATTTGGCGTCATTTATACCAAGGCACGCAGCtcctcacacacatgcaaacacacgcacacagctGCGCACACAAAGAACAGCAGAACAGCAACAAGTGAgtgcgagcgagcgagcgcgATCATGTGTGCGACgcaaagagcgagagagagttgCTTAAAGAATGGCGACGAATGCAACGGCACGACAAATGCGTATGATGGGGAGAGGTAGGCAGGAATTGGGTAGCACTGGAATTAAAAAGTGAATGTCTATCCCTTGACCAAGGCTTTGGAAGTCACATTTCCAATTACGCATGCAAAGCAGATCGCCAAAGTCGACGCACGCCAAGCAAAAACGTTCGCAGTGTGCCAAATGAAGAAGCAAAGCAACGTATCGAACAACTGGAATCTAGTCCAACATTCCAGTTGAGTGTCTGATTGGAAGTCACCCTAGCAAACTATTCTTGAGGGCAGAACAAAAGCTGAGCTTGCCTTTGCCTTTAgctattcttttttttttgtattttttttgttctttgggAACAGCAATCATAGTATTGACAGCGATCTCTTCCACTTCACATTCTGCTCATGCTTCACACATGTTAatgcgtgcgtgtgtttgtgtgtgtgtagctgcCAACCGGATTCCCATTTAACTGCACTTTGTTGTGCTTTATTTTGTACCGGTTCAACTCGCACATTGCCTTAAGTgtgaaaagcatttaaaattgtaaaatgttttaacCATTTTAAGTAGagttcttttggttttttttattttggcggGTATTTCAACAACATTCCTGCGGCTGCAGATGATAAAAAATTCCAATGAAATGGGCAACGAAGGTCAGCAGCAGATCATTGAATCAGATCAATTGAATCTGTTCGATGTAAAAATCGATGCTTCTCATcacttgctctctctcactcactctttctcttAATGATTCAATTTCTCACAACCAACAGCTGTCatgtatttttgtggttaaATATAGCTGAAATCTCATCGCTGCTGATGTCGCCCACATACAGACAGCTAGCACTTGATGTGCTCTTGACCCTGACACTGTTCAACTTGGAAAAACACTTGCATCAACGAAAATATGTCAATTTATATTCGACGGAAGACATTAAACAGTTTTTCGCTGAATTTTCCGCGCTAAAGCTAAAGCGACATCTGCAGGCGTTCGTTAGAACGTGTctgtggcgccatctatgtCATAAGAATTCTGTCGTCTAAGCGATATTTGCACATCGATAACGAATTTTTCGTtgcttttaaaaaaaaatatatgcaattttaaatatttattaaatttgtttgaaatagTAGTAAATTGACACAAATACAATTCtccatacatatgtatgctgTATGTTATGCTGcacgataacaacaaaacaaagcaaccCTGTGTTGTCCTGGCAAcggttttgttttgattgtcATGCTCACTTTTGTTTATGAAACGCAAAGCTAAACTTCAAAGATAGAATTTGTTGCAATAAATATGTTTCGTCGCGGTAAATTGTCGTTTTTGAATACAAAGGATGATcgcattaaaattattaatgagCGCGTTAATTTGACGGAACGACATCTCATGGAAATGTGCTCTGCATTTTCTTTGCTGACCAGAAAAATGGCCAAGTAAGTGAAGCAAATTGAAGTGAGAATTATCATTAATGGgaaaattaaatagatatcGCGATGCCCACGATGAACTGGCTAAGCACATTAAGAACTATGCCGACGACGAGGAGATCAACGAAAGTCTCTGCAATGGCTTAAAGAGTTTCACCAATGCGGTGACCATAACTGGCGATTATCTTGATATCAATGTGCATCGAATGGAGCTAAAGGTGCGTGCTAACGCCATCTGTTGACATGCGTGCGATACGCATTGTGTGGCGCCATCTACGAACAAAAGAATGTATTGGCGTGTATGCGCTAACAAAAGAATGGCGCcaatatttaagtattttaaattttctcaTACAGATTGTCAATGAGCTGGCACACTTTGAGCAGCTGTGCAAATCAACACGCGATAATCTGCGCCTGGCTGTAATCGCCCGGGATAAAGAAGTGCTCAGCCAGCGACAAATGCTCGAGCTGAAGTCCAAATTTGCCGCTAATAATGTAAATTAACCAAATATCTATTGTGCATTATTAAAACTCTTGCCAATCCTCTAGAGCGCTGCGGACTCGGAGCTATTCAAGGCCAAGCTGGAAGTGCAACGCACCAACAAGGACATCGATGAGATCATTGGCAACTTTGAACAGCGCAAACTGCACGATGTCAAACAAATTCTCAGCGATTTCATTCTCATCTCAATGAAACAACACACTAAAGCACTTGAAGTGCTCAGCGCCAGCTACTACGATATCTGTAGCATAGATGAGCGCGACGATTTCTTGGAATTCCAGAAACTCATGAAGTCCAAGGAGGAACCCAGCGCTCGCAAAGCATCGCTAAAGAAAGGATTGCGTTCACAGTCGATGGACAGCTTGGATCGTGAGCATTTAAAAAGTCCTCTGAAGCGGCATCAGAAATTGTCCAGGAGCAGCAAGAATCTGTCGGGAGGCGGCATCACAGGTCATGGCACCAAGCCAGAGCAAAGTGAGGAGGACGAGGAGGATGATGACGaggaagacgaagacgaagaggcggtaaataaaaatactttgctTACAAAAtccatttttatataacatgTAATATTTAGACCGAGCAGAGTGCCGAGGAGGAGGACGATGAGGAGGAAGAAGAGGTCAGTGGCAGTGCCTCGGAGCAGGAGACGCCACTCTCGACAGGCAGAGAGAATGTGTTTGGTGCCAAGTTGCGTGGCGGCAAAGACTCCATGACCAGTGGCTCCTCAAccaacgcagcagcaacgccCCTCAAACCTATACGACAGAGTGTCAAACATCCATTTAaagctgtggctgccacacatGTAAGATTGCAAAAGCAATTCCATGTGCCACAAAACTAGAAAACtagaacaacaatttgcatattcatCGCTCCCCACACTCCCTCTTTCACCAAACATTATTTATccacaataaacaaaaatatgaatattgaTATTAATGCATAAACCAATCAGGTGGAAAAGCGCTCGAATCGCGCACCCTCCTACTCCCCAACCCCCTCATCGTCACCACCCTTAAAGACGTCGTTTAGGAAGGCAGCagctggaggaggaggagcaggtGCAACTGGAGCTGGAGGTCGTGGCATGGCAACCGTTGTTGAATCGAAGCGCATTTAAAAGTCTAATGATTGCAGTTTGACAGCCATCAATACAGTTTGAGGGTTGCAACcattcaaaaataacaactttgatgtgtgtgtacaaTCTTCTCAAtagtttaatttgtattaaaaacaaaactaatcaAAAACAATAGTTTTATGAAATGCACTTAAActaagtttttcttttttcatttttttcttgacAACTTAAAACTATGcaaaaaatgagcaaaatgagtgtgtgtatacagTTTgagtgcaattgcaattgtagTGCATCGAAATTGTCTAGTTTaaagtgcgtgtgtgtgtatgagtgagGGGGTGTTCGAtgtatatgcgtgtgtgtgggatGCCATCATTATGATTTATGGGCGTGGCTAGCGCTTCAACGTTTTTTTGGCGTTATCCCTGGCTTCAGCTTCAGGTGGCGACGTCTAGCGAATTTCATTTCTCGGGTCCCGGCCCCTCGACGCCCGCCTGATTCATCAGATCGGCGATGCTCTTCTCCAAGTCATCGATGCGATTGCCCATATCATCGATACGTGTGATTATCTGATCCGACATCGTCTGGAATTTGTCTTGCACATTCTGCAAAAGATTTTGTACCTGATAAGAGGAAGGGAAGGAGCGCCAGGAGGTACGGGGTGGGAAGGGAGTGTAGCGTTGTTGTATTCAGTTTTGTTCTACGtgtttttcatttggtttGTTACTCACGTAAATGGTTAACTCCTGCATGTTCTTGGGATCCGCATTGCTGTTTAGCGAATAGTTCTGATCCAAGTCGCTGTCCATTTCGTTGCGCAAATCAGTCATCTTGCCGTCTTAGTTTGTAATtcggtataaaaatacaaaatacgaTTATCTCgtctttatttattgtttgttcgGCCCTTTTTTCACGTCTGTTTGCGTCGGCGGCTACAGCTGGACTGTGGTGGAGAAACATCGATGGTAGAGGAATATCGATGTATCGATTATTTTGAATAGCTTGTGCTTGGTAGCATTGTGGAGCAAGatatactttttggtataaaaaGGTAACAGagggtttttttgtttggtattttcaTTGAAATGAGAAATGCATCACgctaaaaatatgttttcttcAAAGAGACGAAATTAGGCGCCTTTTAACTGCGCTACgaattttgtgcaaatttgGAAATGTACCCAGCTGATAATTCTGTTtctgtatttttggtatattccaagggcttttataaaaacattttcttatgGTCACACCCTATTCAATAAAACAGCTTTAAAAAGCTCTTTTTAAGATATTTCTCCTTCTCTAGGCGCCAAGCAGATCGTGatttgttgaaaatttaaaaatagttttttaatgTTACCATTAAATCGCGAACTCCTGCCTCGAAACATTGTACAAACGGGCTTCCCGTGCAAACTGTCAAACAGCTGattgtgttttggtttttcaaTGCAAAGTCAACGAACAGCATTTGCAAAACTGGTCAAACTGGTTTTGCGTGctttgttgcaattgcaatgacGAGTATtgaatgctgctgctgggacTGGGACAAAGGAGCAGCAGCTTGCAAaggcatcaacaacaacaaactccGCAAGGGTAACAAAAGTGCGTCgcagagaaaacaaaaataagacaactagaacaaaaacaaaatattaaatgcaccGAGTGCAATCCCATATAAAACACACCCcctgcagcggcagcagagcagaggttcaatatattcataaatcaTCTGCACAGGGGCGTCGTCAGTTAACAATTTCGACGGGCTGCAGACAGCTGATAAGCAATGAGAGCACGCCACTGTCATCGCAAGGCAGAGAGCACcgcagagagtgagagaacaGAGCATGAAAGAGCGAGCACAAGATAATGGAACAGCAAGCAAGCATTCAGAATATAATTTTCTGCTTTTCATATTTGGGAGACAGTTTGTGCCATGCCATCGGTCGGTGAAGATCGTCGTCGCCTGTAAAAAAATAGTGAAGAAAAAACGCAGTCGTCTACGAAGTTGATTTACTAGACAAAGTGTGTTCAAGTGAATCTATTGAATTTCGagtaataatacataataattattcaaatgtAATTGGTGTGCGCGAGCCTCTCTATTCATGTCTATATGTGTATCtcggtgtgagtgtgtgttttggtgtcatatcagcagcagcaacaagcgtTACAATAACAAAGTGCTGCCAGCCGTGCTAATCAGTAACTTTTGACCAATCAATCGAAAACAATATTTGTGGTTTTACATTGACGTTCGATgcaacacttttatttttattcgttttgtttttgtttgctatcGCGATAAGCCGCAAACGAACAATGAGACTACACAGTAGTTTTTCTTATAAGAACTATTAAAACTAGTTAGCTTCTATGTGTCTGCTCACACAATTACATGCAGATaggcgcacacacatacatagatttGGCTGTGTGCGTATTAATCAGCTGGCAAACggtctctttcttttttaattttgatgaaGCAAAGAACGAGAACGAAAGTACGTGCAAAGCGTagccaaataataaaattaacagTAATATCATGTGAGACTGACAACAAGCGGCGAAAagacaaaagcaaatttaGAGAGTGAGTGAACCGCGAGAGAGATgcgcaaaagaaaaagaatataaaatgtaatatcaataaatattcatttgctTTAGACAAGCAAAGCTCCAAGCCTGTTTTGTTTACATGTCGTGCAAGAGCGAGATGacaagagacagacagactttGGCACTTGTTGCGCAAAGGCAGTTGACAGGATCGTGCTGTTAAGAGAGCGAAGGGGATGCACATTAGTCTACTAAGCACGTGTATGTACTGATTGCATTGACAGAATAGAGACAGCAGCTGACATCACAAACGAAATCGAAAATTCTTATTTcagacaataacaacaataaatactatGATATGCtctcttttctattttctgCCTACTTGTGTTTGGGGCAAGTTCTGAttagcaacagcggcagcgacgcTTTGCCTTCCCAATACATGTTGCTGCTTGACATCGAGTATATCAGTAAAAAAAGCTAATGAACTCTCAACacaacccacacacatacgcaaacACACGTACCGCACTCTCGAATGTAGGTAGAGGGGAATCGGCTTATAAGAACAGCGCGCGCtcatttcgttttcttttacTGCCAAAacgcacacaacaaaaataatggcagcaaaataaaaaaaagaaacaactacatacaaacacaaatagGCAGAACTCATTTACCCGCACGGCAAACGTTTCgttttcatcatttttttcttttcaacaattatttattcaaattttttttgtgttcccTCATTTGCCGCGCCTATacagagagcaagagag
This DNA window, taken from Drosophila nasuta strain 15112-1781.00 chromosome 2L, ASM2355853v1, whole genome shotgun sequence, encodes the following:
- the LOC132798410 gene encoding heat shock factor-binding protein 1 — encoded protein: MTDLRNEMDSDLDQNYSLNSNADPKNMQELTIYVQNLLQNVQDKFQTMSDQIITRIDDMGNRIDDLEKSIADLMNQAGVEGPGPEK
- the LOC132798408 gene encoding CBY1-interacting BAR domain-containing protein homolog isoform X1, with product MFRRGKLSFLNTKDDRIKIINERVNLTERHLMEMCSAFSLLTRKMAKYRDAHDELAKHIKNYADDEEINESLCNGLKSFTNAVTITGDYLDINVHRMELKIVNELAHFEQLCKSTRDNLRLAVIARDKEVLSQRQMLELKSKFAANNSAADSELFKAKLEVQRTNKDIDEIIGNFEQRKLHDVKQILSDFILISMKQHTKALEVLSASYYDICSIDERDDFLEFQKLMKSKEEPSARKASLKKGLRSQSMDSLDREHLKSPLKRHQKLSRSSKNLSGGGITGHGTKPEQSEEDEEDDDEEDEDEEATEQSAEEEDDEEEEEVSGSASEQETPLSTGRENVFGAKLRGGKDSMTSGSSTNAAATPLKPIRQSVKHPFKAVAATHVEKRSNRAPSYSPTPSSSPPLKTSFRKAAAGGGGAGATGAGGRGMATVVESKRI
- the LOC132798408 gene encoding CBY1-interacting BAR domain-containing protein homolog isoform X2; the encoded protein is MFRRGKLSFLNTKDDRIKIINERVNLTERHLMEMCSAFSLLTRKMAKYRDAHDELAKHIKNYADDEEINESLCNGLKSFTNAVTITGDYLDINVHRMELKIVNELAHFEQLCKSTRDNLRLAVIARDKEVLSQRQMLELKSKFAANNSAADSELFKAKLEVQRTNKDIDEIIGNFEQRKLHDVKQILSDFILISMKQHTKALEVLSASYYDICSIDERDDFLEFQKLMKSKEEPSARKASLKKGLRSQSMDSLDREHLKSPLKRHQKLSRSSKNLSGGGITGHGTKPEQSEEDEEDDDEEDEDEEATEQSAEEEDDEEEEEVSGSASEQETPLSTGRENVFGAKLRGGKDSMTSGSSTNAAATPLKPIRQSVKHPFKAVAATHVRLQKQFHVPQN